The Corallococcus exiguus genome has a window encoding:
- a CDS encoding cytochrome c oxidase assembly factor Coa1 family protein has translation MPPTMPEGDYAPVPRQGWWSRNWKWAVPVGCLGMLGSCFCLAAIAVGWGYSSFKDMGAYTDAIAEAQEDPHVQQALGGTFKPGFPSNTQVSTRNGRTHAEFTVPLDGPKADGNLHAVADKNGEAWIFRTLYVQVEDGQRIDLLDTGEPSAEPPEPEVPHELEPEDAEPSEPPAQKKPGKDTDIEL, from the coding sequence CCCGTGCCCCGCCAGGGGTGGTGGAGCCGCAACTGGAAGTGGGCGGTGCCCGTGGGCTGTCTGGGGATGTTGGGCTCGTGCTTCTGCCTCGCGGCCATCGCCGTGGGCTGGGGCTATTCGTCGTTCAAGGACATGGGCGCGTACACGGACGCCATCGCGGAGGCCCAGGAGGATCCGCACGTGCAGCAGGCCCTGGGCGGCACCTTCAAGCCCGGCTTCCCCAGCAACACCCAGGTGAGCACCCGCAACGGCCGCACCCACGCGGAGTTCACCGTCCCGCTGGACGGCCCCAAGGCGGACGGCAACCTCCACGCCGTGGCCGACAAGAACGGCGAGGCGTGGATCTTCCGCACCCTCTACGTGCAGGTGGAGGACGGACAGCGCATCGACCTGCTCGACACGGGCGAGCCCTCCGCCGAGCCGCCGGAGCCGGAGGTGCCCCACGAGCTGGAGCCGGAAGACGCCGAGCCGTCGGAGCCGCCCGCGCAGAAGAAGCCCGGCAAGGACACCGACATCGAGCTGTAG
- a CDS encoding electron transfer flavoprotein subunit alpha/FixB family protein codes for MSIVLIVAEQQPDGNLRKASLNAIAAGKQLADKAGAELHLVLLSKDPSKLAEELKGSGAKAIHTAAAPEFEHYLAEVYAPVIAGLAQELKATFVGAASTAQGKDLLPRVAARLKAAMATDITAINGGGADITFTRPMWAGNVFAEVKLNTPVQVISIRATEFSVVAGAGASAEVKSFQPKLEASKTKFVSFNEVKSARPELTEASVVVSGGRGTKGDFKEVEALADLLGAAVGASRAVCDAGWVPNDLQVGQTGKVVAPKLYIAAGISGAIQHLAGMKSSKTIVAINKDPEAPIFQVADYGLVDDLFKVLPALREGIQKLK; via the coding sequence ATGTCCATCGTCCTCATCGTCGCCGAGCAGCAGCCGGACGGGAACCTGCGCAAGGCCTCCCTGAACGCCATCGCCGCGGGCAAGCAGCTGGCCGACAAGGCCGGCGCCGAGCTGCACCTCGTCCTGTTGTCCAAGGACCCGTCCAAGCTGGCGGAGGAGCTCAAGGGCTCCGGCGCCAAGGCCATCCACACCGCCGCCGCTCCTGAGTTCGAGCACTACCTCGCGGAGGTCTACGCCCCCGTCATCGCCGGGCTGGCGCAGGAGCTGAAGGCCACCTTCGTGGGCGCGGCCTCCACGGCGCAGGGCAAGGACCTGCTGCCGCGCGTCGCCGCCCGGCTGAAGGCCGCCATGGCCACCGACATCACCGCCATCAACGGCGGTGGCGCGGACATCACGTTCACCCGTCCCATGTGGGCCGGCAACGTGTTCGCCGAGGTGAAGCTCAACACGCCGGTGCAGGTCATCAGCATCCGCGCCACGGAGTTCTCGGTGGTCGCCGGCGCGGGCGCGTCCGCGGAGGTGAAGTCCTTCCAGCCGAAGCTGGAGGCCTCCAAGACGAAGTTCGTGTCCTTCAACGAGGTGAAGAGCGCCCGTCCGGAGCTGACCGAGGCCAGCGTGGTGGTGTCCGGTGGCCGCGGCACCAAGGGCGACTTCAAGGAAGTCGAAGCGCTGGCGGACCTGCTGGGCGCCGCGGTGGGCGCGTCCCGCGCGGTGTGCGACGCGGGTTGGGTTCCCAACGACCTGCAGGTCGGTCAGACGGGCAAGGTCGTCGCGCCGAAGCTGTACATCGCCGCGGGCATCAGCGGCGCCATCCAGCACCTGGCCGGCATGAAGTCCTCGAAGACCATCGTCGCCATCAACAAGGATCCGGAGGCGCCCATCTTCCAGGTGGCCGACTACGGCCTCGTGGACGACCTCTTCAAGGTCCTGCCCGCGCTGCGCGAAGGCATCCAGAAGCTGAAGTAG
- a CDS encoding electron transfer flavoprotein subunit beta/FixA family protein: MKILVTAKRVEDPESKIKVKPDGSDIVKEGLKYKINPFDEIGVEEGLRLAAAHGGEVVVVSIGPKEVQEQLRHALAMGAHKAVWVNHTGPLDQLGIAGLLQKVVELQKPDVVLLGKQSIDDDQNQVGQYLAEFLGWGQATFASKVESLESAEEKAKAPAVKLTADKKSVQVVREVDNGLATLEVQLPAIVTTDLRLNQPRYASLPGIMKAKSKPIEELTPEKLGVDVTPKIQVLKLASPPARKAGIKVPDVATLVEKLHNEAKVV, encoded by the coding sequence GTGAAGATTCTCGTCACCGCCAAGCGCGTGGAAGATCCCGAGTCGAAGATCAAGGTGAAGCCGGACGGCTCGGACATCGTGAAGGAGGGGTTGAAGTACAAGATCAACCCCTTCGATGAAATCGGCGTGGAAGAGGGCCTGCGCCTGGCCGCGGCCCATGGCGGCGAGGTGGTGGTCGTCTCCATCGGGCCCAAGGAAGTGCAGGAGCAGCTGCGCCACGCGCTGGCCATGGGCGCGCACAAGGCCGTGTGGGTGAACCACACGGGCCCGCTGGATCAGCTGGGCATCGCCGGTCTGCTCCAGAAGGTCGTGGAGCTGCAGAAGCCGGACGTCGTCCTCCTGGGCAAGCAGTCCATCGACGACGACCAGAACCAGGTGGGCCAGTACCTGGCCGAGTTCCTGGGCTGGGGCCAGGCCACGTTCGCCTCCAAGGTGGAGTCGCTGGAGAGCGCGGAGGAGAAGGCCAAGGCGCCGGCGGTGAAGCTGACCGCGGACAAGAAGAGCGTCCAGGTGGTGCGTGAAGTGGACAACGGGCTCGCGACCCTGGAGGTCCAGCTGCCCGCCATCGTCACCACGGACCTGCGCCTGAACCAGCCGCGCTACGCCAGCCTCCCGGGTATCATGAAGGCGAAGAGCAAGCCCATCGAGGAGCTGACGCCGGAGAAGCTGGGCGTGGACGTGACCCCGAAGATCCAGGTGCTCAAGCTGGCGTCGCCTCCGGCGCGCAAGGCGGGCATCAAGGTGCCGGACGTGGCCACCCTGGTGGAGAAGCTGCACAACGAGGCGAAGGTCGTCTGA